One Lysinibacillus fusiformis genomic window carries:
- a CDS encoding thioredoxin family protein: MKKLLIIGSIIVVLFAAVIVLTNVSNNNKLSSGNNPYGDKKLKQETIDQLDDENYQNIMLPDELEAKIEAGEDVNAYFFSPICVHCQAFTPKLMPIADELGVDIAQLNVYEYGGLWDEYHIDATPTFIRFEDGKEVNRFEGALQEEDLRAFMNTVVLKK, from the coding sequence TTGAAAAAGCTATTAATTATCGGATCGATTATTGTTGTATTATTTGCAGCAGTGATTGTGCTAACAAACGTGTCTAACAACAACAAACTATCGAGTGGAAATAACCCATACGGTGATAAGAAATTGAAACAAGAAACAATTGACCAATTGGATGATGAAAATTACCAAAACATTATGTTGCCTGACGAGCTAGAAGCAAAAATCGAAGCTGGTGAGGATGTAAATGCTTATTTCTTCAGTCCAATTTGTGTACACTGTCAAGCTTTCACACCAAAATTAATGCCAATTGCGGATGAGCTGGGTGTCGATATTGCACAATTAAACGTCTATGAATATGGCGGTTTATGGGATGAGTACCACATTGATGCAACACCAACATTTATCCGTTTTGAAGATGGTAAAGAGGTAAACCGTTTCGAAGGTGCATTACAAGAGGAAGATTTACGTGCGTTCATGAATACAGTAGTATTAAAAAAATAG
- a CDS encoding YhgE/Pip domain-containing protein has protein sequence MKDTFQHVFKIYKRDIHNILTNWVVAVIIGGLLFLPSLYAWLNIYASMDPYAHTANMKIAVVNEDTGTTVKGQDIDVGKELVVNLTTNKNFAWHFTSRQKAIAELNNGDYFAVIIVPNDFSEKLTSILSDKPSKAHIDYYVNEKINPIAPKITSKGASVLTQQVSSEFIATVNGTLFSIFNTLGLEMEQDIPDFRKFENYIFTIEQHLPDIESFLTQTAEDAQQAEKLMNRATTQIPEVQTMTNDGLTTIQNGLQLINDANAVFTKLSPIIKKDLEAVQNLANQFTQLFEKLEHVNLDTTGLTQVKENIQNQLNVSLQKVNSSIQTLEALQKLTQADAATRKQLENELQNVLTSLQQSDSETVINQLNNKQIIPQLESIQSALQANPSLTDYSFNSLTALNELKTLLSALSGNIQQLSSVDKETIKKDIADVQEVAQNAASNINEFLNYYINQLEPQIFTTLTTAKNTLTNAAAMLTKVQSIIPQATQLLSNAQKKLSTAQNTLTVAQSDFPTLSKKIIELANKLRTLENEADLAEIVQLLKNDVNAERDFFEEPIKLEEHRMFPIANYGTAMTPFYTVLSIWVGCLLLISLLAVNIHQTEQYSIREIYFGRLLTFATISFIQTLIITIGDIILLDGSISAPYYFILFGLFISFVFVTVVYTLVSVFGNVGKALAIVMLVLQIAGSGGTYPVELLPTFFQSINPFLPFTYAIEMMREAVGGIIWSKVWIDLTFLLGFWLFFILFGFFLKKLLREKMELLMNKTRRSDIFH, from the coding sequence ATGAAAGACACTTTCCAACATGTTTTCAAAATCTATAAACGTGATATCCATAACATATTAACAAACTGGGTGGTCGCTGTCATTATTGGGGGACTTCTCTTTTTACCTTCTCTTTATGCCTGGCTTAATATTTATGCCTCCATGGATCCATATGCACATACAGCAAATATGAAAATTGCAGTTGTCAATGAAGACACCGGCACCACTGTTAAGGGACAGGATATAGATGTCGGCAAGGAATTAGTTGTGAATTTAACTACTAACAAAAATTTCGCCTGGCATTTTACGTCAAGGCAAAAGGCTATTGCTGAATTAAACAACGGTGATTATTTTGCCGTCATCATTGTCCCTAACGATTTTTCCGAAAAGCTAACGTCAATACTTAGTGATAAACCGTCAAAAGCGCATATCGATTATTATGTAAATGAAAAAATCAATCCGATTGCGCCTAAAATCACCAGTAAAGGGGCAAGTGTCCTTACCCAACAAGTTTCCAGTGAATTTATAGCCACCGTCAATGGCACACTCTTCTCTATTTTCAATACACTTGGCCTTGAAATGGAACAAGATATCCCAGACTTTAGAAAATTTGAAAACTATATATTCACCATTGAACAACACTTACCAGATATTGAATCTTTTCTAACACAAACCGCTGAAGATGCACAACAAGCTGAAAAATTAATGAATCGAGCTACAACGCAAATCCCGGAAGTTCAAACAATGACCAATGACGGGCTGACCACTATTCAAAATGGTTTACAACTGATTAATGATGCAAATGCGGTGTTCACAAAATTATCTCCAATTATCAAAAAGGATTTAGAAGCCGTCCAAAATTTAGCCAATCAATTTACCCAGCTTTTTGAAAAGTTAGAACATGTAAATTTAGATACCACTGGTTTAACACAAGTAAAAGAGAATATTCAGAACCAATTGAATGTGTCTCTACAGAAAGTAAATAGCAGCATTCAAACACTCGAAGCATTACAAAAATTAACCCAAGCTGATGCTGCGACACGAAAACAGCTTGAAAATGAATTACAAAATGTACTGACATCACTTCAACAAAGCGACTCGGAAACAGTCATTAACCAGCTGAATAATAAGCAAATTATTCCACAGCTTGAATCCATACAAAGCGCGTTGCAAGCTAACCCTAGTTTAACCGACTATTCCTTCAACTCACTAACCGCCTTAAATGAGCTAAAAACTTTACTATCAGCGTTATCTGGTAATATACAGCAATTGAGCTCTGTAGATAAGGAGACAATTAAAAAAGACATCGCTGATGTGCAAGAGGTTGCACAAAACGCTGCTTCTAATATAAACGAATTTCTTAATTATTACATTAATCAGCTAGAACCTCAAATTTTTACGACTTTGACAACTGCTAAAAACACTTTAACAAATGCAGCGGCAATGCTTACAAAGGTACAATCGATAATTCCACAGGCAACACAATTACTAAGTAATGCGCAAAAAAAACTATCAACCGCACAAAACACGCTTACAGTTGCACAATCGGATTTTCCTACGTTAAGCAAAAAAATTATCGAACTTGCCAATAAACTGAGGACACTTGAAAATGAAGCAGATCTAGCTGAAATTGTGCAATTACTAAAAAATGATGTAAATGCCGAACGTGATTTCTTTGAAGAACCCATCAAACTAGAAGAACATAGAATGTTTCCTATCGCTAATTATGGAACGGCTATGACACCTTTTTATACAGTGTTATCTATTTGGGTTGGTTGTTTATTGTTGATATCACTTCTTGCAGTAAATATTCATCAGACTGAGCAATATAGTATTCGTGAAATATACTTTGGCCGTCTATTAACATTTGCTACTATTTCCTTTATCCAAACACTTATCATTACGATTGGCGATATTATCTTGTTAGACGGTTCGATTAGTGCTCCGTATTACTTTATATTATTTGGGCTATTCATTAGCTTTGTCTTTGTAACGGTTGTTTACACGTTGGTATCTGTGTTTGGGAATGTTGGGAAAGCGTTAGCGATTGTCATGTTGGTCTTGCAAATTGCAGGTTCAGGAGGCACTTACCCTGTTGAATTATTACCGACGTTTTTTCAATCAATTAATCCATTTTTACCTTTTACCTATGCAATTGAAATGATGCGAGAGGCAGTTGGTGGCATCATATGGTCCAAAGTCTGGATAGATCTCACTTTCTTGCTAGGCTTCTGGTTATTCTTTATACTGTTTGGTTTCTTCTTAAAAAAATTACTGCGTGAAAAAATGGAACTTTTAATGAACAAAACACGTAGATCAGATATATTTCATTGA
- a CDS encoding PCYCGC motif-containing (lipo)protein, translated as MKKLISIFIVMALLVLSACGEKKQVVEQDNEPQSEATHDGHGHVSGDIQEETVGAEVLPSFLDSQSENIRLVYQIAGQSTEILEWMPCYCGCGESAGHKSNLNCFIQEKREDGTIVWDDHGTRCMVCLEIALQSAKMHKDGMSLKEIRQTIDDTYKNGYAKPTPTEMPA; from the coding sequence TTGAAGAAACTCATATCAATTTTTATTGTTATGGCATTACTCGTTTTAAGTGCTTGCGGAGAAAAAAAACAAGTGGTTGAACAAGATAACGAGCCACAAAGTGAAGCCACACATGACGGACATGGACATGTTTCCGGAGATATTCAAGAGGAAACGGTTGGTGCTGAAGTCCTACCATCTTTTTTAGATAGTCAATCAGAAAATATTCGTTTAGTGTACCAAATTGCTGGACAATCTACTGAGATCCTTGAATGGATGCCATGTTACTGTGGTTGCGGTGAATCTGCTGGCCATAAAAGTAATTTGAACTGTTTTATTCAAGAAAAACGTGAAGATGGCACAATTGTGTGGGATGATCATGGTACACGCTGCATGGTTTGCTTAGAAATCGCCCTACAGTCAGCAAAAATGCATAAAGATGGCATGAGCCTAAAAGAAATACGACAAACTATTGATGACACCTATAAAAATGGTTATGCCAAACCAACACCTACAGAAATGCCTGCTTAA
- a CDS encoding isochorismatase family protein, producing the protein MFTVEHTCLVVVDVQGKLATIVDDSEVVIQNIAKLVQAMNALEVPILWLEQNPSRLGGTALEIAQHLEGQPLAKIAFSACQESAFVDAMKASGRTQFIMTGIETHICVYQTARQLKEQGFEVEVVVDAVSSRTKANKEVGLEKMKALEILPTSTEMILYELLQRADHAHFKTVLQLIK; encoded by the coding sequence ATGTTTACAGTAGAGCATACTTGCCTTGTTGTGGTCGATGTACAGGGGAAGTTAGCGACAATTGTCGATGACAGTGAAGTAGTGATTCAAAATATAGCAAAATTAGTACAGGCTATGAACGCATTGGAAGTACCGATTCTATGGCTTGAACAAAATCCAAGTCGTTTAGGTGGAACAGCGTTGGAGATTGCACAGCACCTAGAGGGTCAACCGCTTGCTAAAATAGCCTTTAGTGCATGTCAAGAGTCTGCTTTTGTCGATGCAATGAAGGCAAGTGGTCGTACACAGTTTATTATGACAGGTATCGAAACACATATTTGCGTGTATCAAACAGCGAGACAGTTAAAAGAGCAGGGCTTTGAGGTCGAGGTTGTAGTGGATGCCGTATCTTCACGAACGAAGGCAAATAAAGAGGTTGGTCTTGAAAAAATGAAGGCACTTGAAATCTTGCCTACGAGTACAGAAATGATTTTATACGAACTGCTTCAAAGAGCGGATCATGCACATTTCAAAACCGTGTTACAACTCATTAAATAA
- a CDS encoding YwaF family protein → MAREAIQSLENGFRLFDWYHISWLLLTALGIFLMFRLYRKANQLQRKKIRIYWAFTILILEVIKNIVMVMDNTFWNGSWPLHLCGLGIFIVLGHALFKGHYVDMLLYCLTMPGALMALLTPDWTNVSAFSYLHVHSFLFHLLLFSYPMTMLIAQELQLSIRKIWQPIVFLCITVPLIYVLNIVWGTNFMFLNQAPAGTPLIVLEQFVGEKHYIIGLIGLVILFWLILLGPIILWKKRPY, encoded by the coding sequence ATGGCAAGAGAAGCAATTCAATCACTAGAAAATGGTTTTCGGCTATTTGATTGGTACCATATAAGCTGGCTACTATTGACAGCACTTGGAATATTTTTGATGTTTCGGCTATATCGTAAGGCTAATCAATTGCAGCGTAAAAAAATACGGATTTATTGGGCGTTTACGATTTTGATCCTCGAGGTTATTAAAAATATCGTAATGGTGATGGACAATACATTTTGGAACGGGTCTTGGCCATTACATCTTTGCGGCTTAGGTATTTTTATCGTACTTGGCCATGCGCTTTTTAAAGGTCATTATGTTGATATGCTACTGTATTGTTTGACAATGCCTGGAGCATTGATGGCATTGCTTACACCAGATTGGACGAATGTCTCGGCATTTAGTTATCTGCATGTTCATAGTTTTTTATTTCATCTCCTGTTATTTTCCTATCCGATGACGATGCTAATTGCACAAGAATTACAACTGTCTATCCGTAAAATATGGCAGCCAATCGTATTTTTATGTATAACGGTACCGCTAATTTACGTTTTGAATATTGTTTGGGGAACAAATTTTATGTTTTTAAATCAAGCACCAGCGGGAACGCCATTGATAGTGCTCGAGCAATTCGTTGGAGAGAAACATTATATAATCGGATTAATTGGACTCGTCATCTTATTTTGGCTTATTTTATTAGGGCCAATCATTCTTTGGAAAAAGCGTCCATATTAA
- the serC gene encoding 3-phosphoserine/phosphohydroxythreonine transaminase, producing MTQRAYNFNAGPSALPQEVLENAQQQLVNFRESGMSIMEMSHRSAIFDEVHNEAIALLKKLYAIPENYEVLFLQGGASLQFTMVPMNFLQPDKKASYVLSGSWSEKAIKEAKFFGLAVEAASTKENKYRNIPALADIQFNEDDAYVHITSNNTIYGTQWKDFPETGNVPLVADMSSDILSKPVDISKFGIIYAGAQKNLGPSGVTVVIIRKDLLEKANKEIPTMLKYTTHADSNSLYNTPPTFGIYMLGEVLKWVESKGGVEAIAKHNEAKAKVIYDAIDNSNGFYTGHATPESRSLMNITFRVADEELEKQFLVEAKAAGFVGLNGHRSVGGCRASTYNAVPLEACEALRDFMVTFQNKHQ from the coding sequence TTGACACAACGTGCATACAATTTTAACGCAGGCCCTTCTGCACTACCACAAGAAGTATTAGAAAACGCTCAACAACAATTAGTAAACTTCCGTGAATCAGGTATGTCTATTATGGAGATGAGCCATCGTAGTGCAATTTTTGATGAAGTACATAATGAAGCAATTGCTCTATTGAAAAAACTTTATGCTATCCCTGAAAACTATGAAGTACTTTTCCTACAAGGTGGGGCAAGCCTTCAATTCACTATGGTACCCATGAACTTCTTACAACCCGACAAAAAGGCTAGCTACGTATTATCAGGCTCATGGTCTGAAAAAGCGATCAAAGAAGCAAAATTTTTCGGTCTAGCTGTTGAAGCAGCAAGTACGAAAGAAAACAAATACCGCAATATTCCTGCATTAGCTGATATTCAATTCAATGAAGATGATGCTTATGTCCATATCACATCAAACAACACAATTTACGGTACGCAGTGGAAAGATTTCCCCGAAACTGGTAATGTTCCATTAGTAGCAGATATGTCTAGTGACATCCTTTCTAAACCAGTAGATATCAGCAAATTTGGTATTATCTATGCAGGTGCACAAAAGAACCTTGGTCCATCTGGTGTTACAGTAGTCATTATCCGCAAAGATTTACTTGAAAAAGCAAATAAAGAGATTCCAACAATGCTAAAATATACAACACATGCTGACAGTAACTCTTTATACAATACACCTCCAACATTTGGTATTTATATGTTAGGTGAAGTATTGAAGTGGGTTGAGTCTAAAGGCGGCGTTGAAGCAATCGCGAAGCACAATGAAGCAAAAGCAAAAGTCATTTACGACGCAATTGATAATAGCAATGGTTTTTATACAGGACATGCAACCCCAGAAAGCCGTTCATTGATGAACATCACTTTCCGTGTCGCTGATGAGGAACTAGAAAAACAATTCTTAGTTGAAGCAAAAGCAGCTGGTTTCGTTGGACTAAACGGTCACCGTTCTGTAGGTGGTTGCCGAGCTTCTACTTATAATGCAGTACCTTTAGAAGCTTGCGAGGCACTACGGGACTTTATGGTTACATTCCAAAATAAACACCAATAA
- a CDS encoding Fur family transcriptional regulator: MNISRAWEILKENGYKKTDKRELILDMFAATDKYLTARDLLDVLKKDFPGMSFDTIYRNLATFVKLGILEETELTGERNFRMHCESEHHHHHFICMDCGNVKELHLCPMEMLGENLPNYEIENHKFEIYGKCPDCKGGTLAK, translated from the coding sequence GTGAATATTTCAAGAGCGTGGGAAATTTTAAAAGAAAACGGCTATAAAAAAACAGATAAACGTGAATTAATATTAGATATGTTTGCGGCAACGGATAAATATTTAACCGCTCGTGATTTATTAGATGTGCTGAAAAAAGATTTTCCAGGCATGAGTTTTGATACGATTTATCGCAATCTGGCGACGTTTGTGAAGCTTGGCATCTTAGAAGAAACGGAATTAACTGGCGAACGAAATTTTCGTATGCATTGCGAGTCAGAACATCATCACCATCATTTTATTTGTATGGATTGTGGCAATGTTAAGGAACTTCATCTTTGCCCGATGGAAATGCTTGGTGAGAATCTTCCTAACTATGAAATCGAAAACCATAAATTTGAGATTTACGGAAAATGTCCAGATTGTAAGGGAGGAACCCTGGCAAAGTAA
- a CDS encoding metal ABC transporter permease, with the protein MIEAILNYEFLQNAFFSGLLIGIIAPLLGVFIVVRRLSLIADALSHVTLAGIAGSLYVSQTFAAFSMLNPIYLGILASVSGSVLIERLRRLYKHYEELAIPIIMSGGIGISAIFISLASGFSTDLMSYLFGSVSAVSRQDLWVVVGIAVIVIVFLFLFFKELFVLSFDEEYAKASGLPARWVHLLFMIVTALVIAASMRIVGILLVSSLMTLPVAAAMRLAKGFKQTIIYAIVFGETAVLIGLVSAFYLDLAPGGTIVVTSILILLLVILGKKVAFKLSAKQGEAAL; encoded by the coding sequence ATGATTGAAGCAATTTTAAACTATGAATTTTTACAAAACGCCTTTTTCTCAGGGCTTTTAATTGGCATAATTGCACCACTTCTAGGTGTTTTCATCGTAGTTCGCAGATTATCGTTAATTGCGGATGCCTTATCACATGTTACATTAGCTGGGATTGCAGGTAGCTTGTATGTAAGTCAAACTTTTGCCGCGTTTTCCATGCTTAATCCGATTTATTTAGGCATTCTTGCTTCGGTAAGTGGCTCGGTATTAATAGAACGCTTACGAAGATTATACAAGCATTACGAAGAGCTAGCGATTCCGATTATTATGTCTGGTGGGATAGGAATTAGTGCTATATTCATTTCACTTGCAAGTGGCTTTAGTACAGATTTAATGAGTTATTTATTTGGTTCGGTGTCAGCTGTATCACGCCAGGATTTATGGGTGGTCGTGGGGATTGCTGTGATTGTGATTGTCTTTTTATTTTTATTCTTTAAGGAGCTATTTGTGCTGTCGTTTGATGAAGAATATGCTAAGGCTAGTGGTTTACCTGCACGGTGGGTACATCTATTGTTTATGATTGTGACAGCGCTCGTTATTGCTGCAAGCATGCGAATTGTGGGTATTTTACTTGTATCTTCGCTCATGACGTTACCAGTTGCTGCAGCAATGCGGCTGGCAAAAGGTTTTAAGCAAACAATCATCTATGCTATTGTCTTTGGCGAAACAGCCGTATTAATTGGTTTAGTGAGTGCATTTTATTTAGATTTAGCACCTGGTGGTACAATTGTAGTTACTTCGATTTTAATATTATTACTCGTAATCTTAGGTAAGAAAGTAGCATTTAAATTATCTGCAAAACAAGGGGAGGCAGCACTGTGA
- a CDS encoding metal ABC transporter ATP-binding protein translates to MKKTLIEIENVSFQYDYTQVLKNISFRVEEGDFLALLGPNGSGKSTLLKIILGLLKPMSGEIKLFGESSAIFKHREWIGYVSQKSNAFNSGFPATVQEVVKSGLTKKLGLFKRPARDAKDKVQEALKAVGMEGFMNRNIGELSGGQQQRVFIARALVSEPSLLILDEPTVGIDHENVQSFYDMLAKLNREQGITMILVTHDVDTVSNRISHVACLNQTIHFHGYKNEFDTISQDALDAWYGHSVRKIH, encoded by the coding sequence ATGAAGAAAACGTTAATTGAAATAGAAAACGTGTCATTTCAATATGACTATACACAAGTATTAAAAAATATTTCTTTTCGAGTGGAAGAAGGAGATTTTTTAGCACTACTTGGTCCGAATGGTTCAGGTAAATCAACTTTACTAAAAATTATTTTAGGTTTACTGAAGCCCATGTCTGGTGAAATAAAGTTATTTGGTGAGTCGAGTGCAATATTTAAGCACCGTGAATGGATTGGTTATGTGTCACAAAAATCCAATGCCTTTAACTCTGGTTTTCCAGCAACTGTACAAGAGGTTGTTAAAAGTGGATTAACAAAAAAATTAGGGCTTTTTAAACGTCCTGCGCGAGATGCTAAAGATAAAGTGCAAGAAGCATTAAAAGCAGTAGGTATGGAAGGTTTTATGAATCGAAATATTGGCGAATTGTCCGGTGGGCAGCAGCAGCGCGTCTTTATTGCACGTGCTCTAGTGAGTGAGCCTAGTCTACTAATTTTAGATGAGCCTACTGTCGGCATCGATCATGAGAATGTACAGTCATTTTATGATATGCTGGCGAAATTGAATCGGGAACAAGGGATTACGATGATTCTTGTCACACATGATGTTGATACAGTGTCGAATCGTATCAGTCATGTTGCGTGTTTAAATCAAACGATTCATTTCCATGGCTACAAAAATGAATTTGATACGATTTCACAGGATGCGCTCGATGCGTGGTACGGCCATTCCGTGAGAAAGATTCACTAA
- a CDS encoding endonuclease IV, whose translation MSIQFLQQLSQSSDKEIVAIARAEGFEISTSEVKKLRPYLEQFSFSWLFLGIPKDILVEVEAVLGRKRSRQLIALFTK comes from the coding sequence TTGAGTATTCAATTTTTACAGCAATTATCACAAAGTAGTGATAAGGAAATTGTTGCGATTGCACGTGCCGAAGGTTTTGAAATTAGCACTTCTGAAGTGAAAAAACTTAGACCTTATTTAGAGCAATTCTCATTTTCTTGGCTCTTTTTAGGTATTCCTAAAGACATACTTGTAGAAGTCGAAGCAGTGTTGGGAAGAAAGCGTTCTCGCCAACTTATAGCCCTATTTACAAAGTAA
- a CDS encoding deoxyribonuclease IV translates to MLLGSHVSMSGKDMLLGSSKEALSYGANTFMIYTGAPQNTRRKPISDLNIMNGLLHMKEHGMTNIVVHAPYIINIANTEKPETFRLGVDFLQSEIERTAALEATQIVLHPGAHVGAGADAGIAKIIAGLNEVLSQDFPVQIALETMAGKGTECGRSFEELAKIIDGVTHNERLSVCFDTCHTHDAGYNIVEDFDGVLNEFDKIIGVDRIKVLHINDSKNVRGAGKDRHENIGFGHIGFDALKYVVHHPQLMAIPKILETPFVALNSDAKSKSAPYKYEIEMLRSEEYKPELIDALRG, encoded by the coding sequence ATGCTACTTGGCTCACATGTTTCAATGAGTGGGAAAGATATGCTACTCGGTTCTAGTAAAGAAGCTCTTTCTTATGGAGCCAATACCTTTATGATTTATACAGGTGCTCCTCAAAACACACGTCGTAAGCCTATCTCTGACCTCAATATTATGAATGGTTTATTACACATGAAAGAACACGGGATGACAAACATCGTCGTTCATGCTCCCTACATTATAAATATTGCGAATACAGAAAAACCTGAAACGTTCCGTCTCGGTGTAGATTTCTTGCAATCTGAAATTGAACGTACTGCTGCATTGGAAGCTACACAAATTGTTTTACATCCTGGTGCACATGTTGGCGCAGGGGCAGATGCAGGGATTGCTAAAATTATTGCGGGCTTGAATGAAGTATTATCACAGGATTTCCCTGTGCAAATTGCTTTAGAAACAATGGCAGGGAAGGGTACAGAATGTGGTCGCTCTTTTGAAGAATTAGCAAAAATCATTGATGGTGTGACCCATAATGAACGACTTTCAGTATGTTTTGACACCTGTCATACTCATGATGCTGGCTATAATATCGTAGAAGATTTTGATGGTGTGTTAAATGAATTCGATAAAATCATTGGTGTGGATCGCATAAAAGTGCTTCACATTAACGACTCTAAAAATGTTCGTGGTGCCGGTAAAGACCGCCACGAAAATATTGGTTTTGGTCATATTGGTTTTGATGCATTAAAATATGTAGTACATCACCCACAGTTAATGGCCATACCAAAAATTTTAGAAACACCATTTGTCGCATTAAATAGTGATGCGAAATCGAAGTCAGCACCTTATAAGTACGAAATTGAGATGTTGCGTAGTGAAGAATATAAACCTGAACTTATCGACGCCTTACGTGGATAA
- a CDS encoding DEAD/DEAH box helicase encodes MSKYTDYNFQPFLQDAIAKLGFTEPTPIQKEIIPLLLKGKSAIGQAHTGTGKTHSFLIPIVQRVNVEKQEVQAVITSPTRELAQQIFDALTQLIEGTEIQAKLFIGGTDKQRSIDKLKTQPQIVVGTPGRIRDLVSAQALFVHTAPILVVDEADLAFDMGFIEDIDGFASQMPEKLEMYVFSATIPERLQPFLKKYMEAPVHVHMNDKRPVAEGIDFVLVPIRSKSRNKRLLDVIEGINPFLAVIFTNTRKTAEHVAGYLTENGIRCGQIHGDLAPRERSRMMKQIRDLDYQYIVATDLAARGIDIQGISHVINYEIPEDLEFFIHRVGRTARAGNKGTAITLFEPSDEDALARVEKMGIPFVQKDVKDGEWTELKERHARKNRVKHENEIDAKAKSLVRKPKKVKPGYKRNMKWEMEKIKKRERRIKARGKK; translated from the coding sequence ATGTCGAAATATACAGATTATAATTTTCAGCCATTTTTGCAGGACGCAATCGCAAAACTTGGCTTCACAGAACCAACGCCAATACAAAAGGAAATCATTCCACTGCTACTTAAAGGAAAAAGTGCGATTGGTCAAGCACATACGGGTACAGGAAAAACACATAGTTTCTTAATTCCAATTGTGCAACGTGTCAATGTTGAAAAACAGGAAGTACAAGCTGTCATAACTTCACCAACACGTGAACTGGCACAACAAATTTTTGATGCATTAACGCAATTAATTGAAGGAACAGAAATTCAAGCAAAATTATTTATTGGGGGTACGGACAAACAACGCTCCATTGACAAGCTAAAAACGCAGCCACAAATCGTTGTTGGTACACCAGGACGTATTCGTGACCTTGTTTCAGCGCAAGCGTTATTTGTGCATACGGCACCAATTTTAGTAGTAGATGAAGCAGACTTAGCGTTCGATATGGGCTTCATAGAAGATATCGATGGCTTTGCCTCTCAAATGCCTGAGAAGCTTGAAATGTATGTATTCTCAGCAACGATTCCAGAACGTTTGCAACCATTCTTGAAAAAATATATGGAAGCGCCTGTACATGTGCATATGAACGACAAACGCCCTGTAGCTGAAGGTATTGACTTTGTATTAGTACCCATTCGTTCAAAGTCACGTAACAAACGTTTACTAGATGTGATTGAAGGCATAAACCCATTCTTAGCAGTTATATTTACGAATACACGTAAAACAGCTGAGCACGTAGCGGGCTATTTAACGGAAAATGGTATTCGTTGTGGGCAAATTCATGGTGATTTAGCGCCACGTGAACGTAGTCGTATGATGAAGCAAATTCGTGATTTAGATTATCAATATATCGTGGCAACGGACCTTGCTGCTCGAGGAATCGACATTCAAGGCATTTCTCATGTTATTAATTACGAAATTCCGGAAGATTTAGAGTTCTTCATCCACCGTGTTGGCCGAACAGCACGTGCTGGAAATAAAGGAACTGCCATTACCTTATTCGAGCCTTCTGATGAGGATGCTTTAGCTCGTGTCGAAAAAATGGGGATTCCTTTCGTTCAAAAAGACGTAAAAGACGGTGAATGGACAGAACTAAAAGAACGTCATGCCCGTAAAAATCGTGTGAAACACGAAAATGAAATTGATGCGAAAGCAAAATCTTTAGTGCGTAAGCCGAAAAAAGTAAAACCAGGCTACAAACGTAATATGAAATGGGAAATGGAAAAAATTAAAAAACGTGAACGTCGCATAAAAGCGCGTGGCAAAAAATAA